The genomic stretch TGGTCCTTTCCAGCATGGCTCCAGGGGTTTAGGCTCGTGCCTCTTGACCCAAACTAAGTCTCCTGGTtgaaaggggtggggaagaacAGGAGGATGGGCAAAGGCTTCTTTCAAGGCATTAGTTATTTCCTTTTGTACAAGATGCAGGGCCATGAGTGAACCCAACAAGTGGTCCTGTTCTAGCTGTTCCTTTATGTCATCCCCTAGCCTCGGCAAGATAGGTGGAGGTCTgccaaataaaatttcataaggGGACAATCCCTTGATAAATGGAGTACAACGTGCTCGCAGAAGGGCAAAAGGCAGAACATCAACCCAATTTTCGCCAGTCTCAAGGGACAATTTGGTTAAGGTCTCCTTTAGAGTCTGATTCATCCTGTCTACTTGACCCAAGCTCTGGGGTCTATATGAGCAATGTAATTCCCAATCTATTCCCAATGCTCTGGCTAGACCCTGCAATACCTGTGCCGTGAAGGCCGGACCATTGTCCTATCCTATGCTCAAAGGCAGCCCGACTCTAGGAATTagttcatttaataatttttttaactgtcacCTGAGCCATTTCTGATTTAGTGGGGAACACCTCAACCCACCTGGAGAAGGTGTCCAAAAAAATCGAGCAGATATTTGTATCTGTATTTCCCTGGTTTAATTTCAGTAAAATCTACTTCCCAAAACCGGCCTGGCTCAGTTCCTCTATCTCTTTTAGCTTCTGAAAACTTATTTGCAGCGCGATTTACTTGGGTGCAACTTACACATCTTTCAACCATCCCCTCAATCTCTTTTCCCAGCTCTTGCGCCCTGAACTTTTTCTGCACCAATTCCGCCATCTTTGTTTTTCCCAGATGAGTCCCTTGGTGGAGGAGATGCACCATGCGTCGCCCAAGTGATGCGGGTAAGCGTATCTTACCTTCAGGATCCTGAAACCACGTTTGTCCTGGTATCATACTTCCTCCTTTTTTTGAAATCCGCTCCACATCTTTAGGAGTGTAATTGGGCTCCGGTGGAAGCAGGGGGGTCTATCAAGATCGGTAGTGCCAAAGCACTTTTACTTTCAGTTAGGGCAGCTTTCCCAGACTGCCCATGTCAGCCAGGCGGTTTCCGAATGCCTCTAGGGAGTTGCCTTTTTGATGTCCCGGGCAGTGAATGATCGCGAGACTTGCAGGTTAGATGGCTGTTAGAAGGTCTAgaattttggctttatttttgaTGTCCTTGCCCTTCGCTGTGAGGAGGCCACGCTCTTGATAGATGGACCCGTGCACATGTACAGTTGCAAAGGCATAACAGCCGTGTGTATAAATATTAACTGGCTTGTTTTTACCAAGTTTCAAGGGCTTTAGTTAGTGCGATGAGCTCTGCGCACGGGGCTGAGGTTCCTGAGGGAAGGGTCTGTTGCCATAGAACCTCGCGGTTTGTCGTAACTGCAGCACCGGCATGCCTTTGCCCTTGAAACACAAAACTACTGCCGTCTGAAAACATGTTGATATCAGGATCCTGTAGGGGAATGTCTGTGAGATCGGAGCAGAGGGACGAAACTGTCGCTAAGGTCTCTGGACAAGAATGTAGAGGGGGACCTAGTCCTTTGGGCAGCAAAGTAGCTGGGTTTAAGGCTGTGGGGGCACAGAAACGTATTGGGGCTGGTCGAGCAGCAATGCCTGATACTGGGTAATCCGAGCATTTGATAGCCACCATTCTGGGGGAGCCCGCAGTAAGGCCTCCTTCATGGGGCACCGTAACAGGCAACATCTGTCCCAGGGTTAGTTTATCTTGGTCTTTGACTAGTAGCACGGTGACAGCGATCTGTCGAACGCATGTGGGCCACCCGGAAGCAACTGGGTCTAGCCTTTTGGATAAATAGGTCACTGGTCAGCGCCAAGGTCGCAGGTGCTGAGTCAGAACTCCCTGGGCTACACCCCCTTTCTCAGCTACAAACAAATGGAATGGCTTAGTGGGATCTGGCAGGGCCAAGGCCGGTGGGGTCATGAGAGCCTCTCATAAAGCTTGGAAGGCTTTAGTTGGAGTCTCCCCCCATGTGAAGGACTCCAGAGATCCCTTGAGAGTGGCATACAAAGGGGCTGCCAGTTCAGCAAAGCCAGGTATCCATAGTCTGCAGTAGCCTGCTGCCCCCAGGAACTCGCGAACTTGTTTGCGAGTTTTAGGCTGAGGAATATCGAGTATAGCACGAATTCTTTGTTCACTGAGATAGCGCTtaccttttttaatgttgtaaCCTAAAAAAGTGACCGCAGTGTGACAGATCTGCGCTTTTTTGGCTGATACTCGGTATCCCAGTTTTTGCAGAAGACTCAAGAGTTCCTTGGTGGCACTCGGGCATTCTG from Prionailurus viverrinus isolate Anna chromosome A2, UM_Priviv_1.0, whole genome shotgun sequence encodes the following:
- the LOC125148793 gene encoding uncharacterized protein LOC125148793, which translates into the protein MNQTLKETLTKLSLETGENWVDVLPFALLRARCTPFIKGLSPYEILFGRPPPILPRLGDDIKEQLEQDHLLGSLMALHLVQKEITNALKEAFAHPPVLPHPFQPGDLVWVKRHEPKPLEPCWKGPHTVILTTPMAMKIDGVRTWIHHSQVKKNCAEVGTPRTDTGPENEQQWKVKRNNSLGLYNKLGRLCGTAPLVFLAIPMGTQTLSQGR